Genomic segment of Corvus hawaiiensis isolate bCorHaw1 chromosome 27, bCorHaw1.pri.cur, whole genome shotgun sequence:
ACCAAGGCCCTGTCTATGTCCTTGAACACTTGGGAACTGGTGTGTTGTGTAAATAAAGCTTTGTCTGTGATAAAAGCACTCCCATGAAACACCACTGAGCCTCTAAGATGTTTGTGGTTTTAGGAGGGGGAGGAATAATTGGGTTTTAACTTGGAATAATTAGTTTCTTAACGCAGCTGCTTTTTCGCAGGTCTTGTTTGCCCTTCATGACCAACTACAGCTTCCACTGCAACGTGTGCCACCACAGTGGGAACACCTACTTCCTGAGGAAACAAGCGAGTGAGTTTGGGAAAAGGACATTGGGAGATGTTTTGTGCAAGGTCAACCTGgaggtttggttttgtctgAAGTCGGTGGGTGGGCTCTGCTGAGGCTTTTGGAATATGACCCGAAATCCAGTATTAATACCCATGTGTGACTTCttctaaaaatgttttgctaCTGATTTATGAAGGTAGTGTAAATGGTTCAGCGAGGCCTGGGTCAGCACAGAGTTTGGGAGGTTTTGCAGTTACTTGGGGTGATCACTGTGTACATGGGTGTCTGATCTTCCCACCAAGTGTAATTGTAGCCCTGGggtgttttgtttctcagaTCTCAAGGAAATGTGCCTTAGTGCTCTGGCCAACCTCACGTGGCAGTCGAGGACGCAAGATGAGCACCCCAAAACGATGTTCTCCAAGGATAAGGTTTGGCTGTTGCGGAACTGCCGCGGGCTCACGTCAGGGCTGGTGTCAGTGAGGAGCAGCTCacacaaatgttttctgttcttacAGGATATTATCCCTTTTATTGATAAATACTGGGAGTGTATGACAACACGGCAGAGGCCTGGAAAAATGACTTGGCCCAATAATATTGTCAAAACCATGGTAAGAATTGAGGGTAAATCTGTGAAAGAATTCCTGCAAATTTTGGTTTTCTGATGTCGGTGTGTGCTGAGGGCTGGGCTTGGAGCTACAGGGTGAAGATGCTGGTGCTTCTTAGGCAGCTGATGTACCTAACACATATTAGTAGGAACTACTGGGGTTTAAACACTTGTTAATGAATTTGTTACGATATTACCCTGTGTAACTAAAACTACTTTGCTTTAGTGTAAAGAGAGAGACGTGTTCCTGGTGAAAGAGCATCCAGACCCAGGCAGTAAAGACCCAGAGGAAGATTACCCCAAGTTTGGGCTTCTAGACCAGGTATGTAATGAGAGACAGGAGGAAGGCGGGGAGCTGAGAGGAGGGGTGGGGGGTCCTGGTACCTTTCTGCTCAGTCAGTGGGCAGATCTCTGCCACGAGCCTGTGTTGTGCCAGCAGTGGGTGggagctccagcacctggagtgCCCTGCCCAGGCTCGGAGTGGTCCCTTTGACCAAGTCTGTACAGCAGATTATTTAATCTCTTGCAGGATCTTGCCAATATTGGTCCAGCCTATGATAACCAGAAACAGAACAACGCCGTGTCCACAAGTGGAAGCTTAAATGGCAAGTTCTTTACTCGGGAGGGCTTTGGGTATTTGGGACTAAGATGCATTTCCAGTCCTCTGGGCATCTGTGCAGTTAAACTGTCGTGTGAACTGAGCTTATGCTTGTGCTCAGAACAGTCTCACTGTGCATTTTTATGGAAAGATTAACTTTACTTCTTGGGAAGGTTCAGCCGTTTCTTTGCGGTGACCAGATAAATCGAGATGTTCACTGAAAGCTGAGCTTGTCACTTTTCTCCTAGAGTGGTTTTAATTTATCTCCTTGAGTTATTCAGATTTCCTGTTGCTCTCCCTCTAAGAGTTGAAAGTAGCTGGAGGAAGTataaatatgtatgtgtatgttTAATTCCCTGTGTTCACTGCTTGtgttttgctgttcctttcTGTGGATGACTTCTGTGCTGTCAGCTTTCTCATCTTGATGAGAGTACTCAGGGCAACCTTGCTGCAGTAAATGAACTGCTAATGGGTTTATATATTAATAATCTTTATTAAGCACATCCCAGTAGTACAGACAGGAGttatttggggctttttaaagCAGGTTATAGATATCTGAGGTGTGTTGTTTCCATGTCATGcactggtttttttctatttaatttctgGGAGACTGACAAACATGTGGTGCCACTTCTGTTCTTGCAGGTGGAGCCTCTCTGGGAGGTGAATATTTACCTTTCAGCTTCTAAAACTTAAGTATTGCTGTTTGCAAAGCTTTTTTTGCTCGATTCTCTTAGAAGCCGAAGTCAATCAAAAATGAAAGTGTGCCCTGATGTGATTGCAGTTGGACTTCAATACAAACCAGCAATTCCATTCTTTAATCTTTGGTAGTTCGAAGCTTTTAATTGCCATATTCTGCCCTACTTGACTGGTTtacaggttttatttatttattttacacttatgtttattttttattttgcatcagTTGACCTGATGTAGTTTTAATGCTTGAATAATTGGTCTGAGATTTACAGTGCAATGGTTTGGGCAAGTAACTGTTGACAAACCGGAGAGCCTGAATGTTTGTCTGCACTGAAATCAGTGAGTGCAGCTGGATCAGGTCATGTTTGTGCAGAATATGGTATTCCCTGGATGGTTTGGATCCCTTACACTGTAAGGGAATGCTGGTAATGGAAGAGCTGACTGGATTTTTAGTTACCACACGAATGCGGTTCATGAAGGTGTTTATCTACAGTACATGAAATTTCCATCATTTTCCTTACAAATCAGCAGCAATACCTTTGGAAATAGCAGGATGATGAACTGCATGTatgatttaatttattaaaacataCCGATATTAGTTTGATTAAATTTGACATGTAGCTTTTCCTGTACTACAGTTTTATAACTGATTGCTGAGTTCAGACTGATTTGCTGTTCAATCATGGAGCTGGCTTTAGTAGTACTGAAGAGAAACACctcttgcttttcatttttcctcaacttaggtgtattttattttgtagatGGAAACTGAACATTAAGTGCTTATTGCTGGTTGGTGTCAGTGTTCCTCCAGCACAGGGTCACTGGGTTGGTGGCTGTGCTGTAGGGTgggtttctgctgcttctgcagaaaTAGATTTGAGCTGTAACTGGAATCTccatgaataataataataataataataataatgcccCTGGAATGGATCCCATTGCTGTTGCCTGTAAATCTTCTGATGACAGAAAAGATTCTTAATTCTCACCTGAAAAGCTCAGGTTGAGCTTGTTTTGCTGCTCAATCTCCTTTAGCTTCTACTCCAAATTTAGACACCTCAAAAGCTGACCAGAAGCCAGCTGGCAAATGAAAGTTGTGGATTTTGCTGTGCTCGTTGGCAGTGAAGCCTGGTTCACATTAACTGTGGACAAAGGCACCTGAGCCCACGAGCTGATTTTGGTTTGGCTGCTCTGCCCCTTTCTCCCTGGAGATTCCGTGCGTGCGGGCGCTGCCGAGCAGCTCCTTACTGTGCCTGGTTTGTGTGTCCAGGGGGAATGGCTGCTGGGGGCAGCGGGAAGGGCCGAGGAGCCAAGCGCAAGCAGCAGGACGGAGGGACCACAGGAACAGCCAAGAAAACACGGAGGTGAGAGCAGAGGCGCCATGAGggtgcagggatgggcacaggggTGGACGCAGGGATGGCCAGCAGTCAGGGACAGTGGCACTTGTGGTACTTTAAGCTGcctcccagctgcctctgccctgggTGGGTGTCTGGGGTCACTCCAGAGCCCTGTGATGTCACTGATGAGCCACAGGCTGTAAATGATTTGCAGTGGGTAAGTGTGTGCTTGTTTCACGCAGGCACGGGTGTGCAGCCCCTGAGTACAGGGACAGCTCTGCaggggtgtcctggggtgaccTGTGACAGCACCTGGGAGATGCCAGCGTGGagtttctgtgtttcagtgacCCGTTGTTTTCGGCTCAGCGCCTGCCCCCCCATGGGTACCCTCTGGAGCACCCCTTCAACAAGGACGGGTATCGCTACATCCTGGCCGAGCCCGACCCCCACGCACCCGACCCAGAAAAGCTGGAGCTGGACTGTTGGGCAGGAAAACCCATTCCTGGGGATCTGTACAGAGCCTGCCTGTATGAACGagtgctcctggccctgcatgaCCGAGGTACAGAGCTCGTGAATCTGTCCAGGTGGTGTTTCCTTGCAGAGGCATCTGGGCAAGCTCTTGTTACCAGTCAGTAATGTTCCAGGTGCCGCTGCTCTCAGAGGTGCAGAGGTTAAATCCACCTCTGCGTGGTCACTTGCCTTTTGACATCACCACGTTAGAAACCACAAATAAGTGCTCGTGTgctcccctgcagctccccagctgaAGATCTCTGACGACAGACTGACTGTTATTGGGGAGAAGGGCTATTCCATGGTGAGAGCCTCACACGGTGTGCGGAAAGGAGCCTGGTACTTTGAAATCTCCATGGATGAGATGCCTCCAGACACAGCTGCCAGATTAGGCTGGTCACAGCCCTTGGgtaaataattttacaaaatatttcttagcaGGTGCTCCTGCTACACTCTGTGTGTTCATGACGAAGCGTTTGTCTCCGCAGGGAACCTCCAGGCCCCTCTGGGATACGACAAGTTCAGTTACTCCTGGCGCAGCAAAAAGGGAACCAAGTTTCACCAGTCCATAGGGAAACACTATTCCTCTGGCTACGGACAGGGTGATGTCCTGGGATTTTACATCAGCCTTCCAGAGGATACTGAGACAGCCAAATCCCTGCCTGACACCTACAAAGACAAGGTGAGGTGCGAGTTCACTGTTGGATTAAGCATTGGCAGGTGGAGAACTGGAAAACGAGTTGCTGTGGCCTCACTCGCACCCCTGTCCGTGCATCCTTCCCACCCTGCCTCTGGGTACCTCCGTGGTTCATAGGGGAGAGGTCCAAAGTGTTGGTCTCAAGAAAGCAAAATCCTCCTGGATGAGATTGCCCACATCTCCTTTCACCTTCCCCTCCTGGCTCTCTAGCCTTTGAGCTGTAGGAATCGCTCCTCACAGGTACTCTGACACCAGGCACAcctgtccctgagcagggcaggtggcagGTAACAGCTTTTCAGGCTTGTTTCTGACGTCATTTGCTGCTATTTCAGGCTTTGATCAAATTCAAAAGCTACTTGTACTTTGAAGAGAAGGATTTTGTGgacaaagcagagaagagccTAAAGCAAGCCCCTGGAAGCCAGGTGAGTTGTTGCTGTCACTTCAGCACGTGCCTGGCTCGAGTGAAAGGGAGCAGAGATTAATCTTGTCAGGGCTGCTGTATCCTGACAGCCACCATCAGTGGGAAAACCCTTCGTTTTTCAGATCATATTCTTCAAGAATGGTGTCAGCCAAGGAGTTGCCTTTAAGGACATCTTTGAGggggtttattttcctgctatttCTTTGTACAAAGGCTGCACGGTAAGTGAGGAGtctttgaaagagaattccTAGATACATCAATTTCAGTAATGCACAAAGTGTGGGCACTCTGGGAGTGTGCCaagtgaaaaggaaagatgGGAATTATTTTAGTGGCTCTGGAACAACGTTGCTGTTCGTATGTGTAATGGGATTATCAAATTGCTGTAGGAACATCAGCAGTGTTTGTTCCTGTGGGTTTGCACAAGGTGTGGGTAGGCTCAGGAGTAGGAAGGGACAAGGACGGAGGACTAAAGaaattttcctggctttttagATGTAATGAAAATGCATATTCCACAGGTTTCTATAAACTTTGGGCCATATTTCAAGTATCCACCGAGAGACATCACTTACCATCCTGTAAGTAAAACTGaagcttcccccccccccatttgAGAGCCTCGTTGTTTAAATCAAAGATGTTTTGGTGTGATTCATACCACACCTGTACCTGTCCTTCAGTCTCAGTACCTGGATAGTGTAGCCAAAAGgattgtgtttaaaaatatgtaaggaCAGATATCTCAATAAatcattaaattttaattaaataatagGTGCTGTTATCTCGTTCCTTTTGACAGACTGTTGCCTGTGTTGGCCTCATTTGTCAGTAAGGGGGCTGAATTGTTTAAGGAAACACTTGGAATTTCCCCCCCATACTACTGTTGTGAGGAGGGaaacagccctgggatgtgTGGTCACTCTTTGTCCAGGAGTGGAGCTAACTGTGCTTCCCTCTGCAGATGAGTGACATGGGCTGGGGGGCCGTGGTGGAGCACACGCTGGCCGATGTCCTGTACCACGTGGAGACAGAGGTGGATGGCAGGAGGAGCCCGCCCTGGGAGCCATAAACCCCCAACACCGTGGAGTTACTGCAGAGGAACATCCATCTCTCTCTCAGTGATCAGCCAAGGACCCAACAGGCTGAGGCggatgcagccctggctggcaggtgttgtgtgtgtgttcacacccctctcccctgccactgTGAGGCAGTTCTGGGGTGTTTTGTGCTAGTTTGGGGCCTCTCTTGGAGCCCCCAGGACCATTAGACTGTCACTCGCTGGAGAAGGGGGTGTTGAACCTTCTCCTGGGCTGTGACAGGTCAGGGTGCAGCTGGACCTGCCAGGTGTAGGTACAGTGACCCCTGAGCTCAGGTGTGTTTGGCTGATGGTGACCAACAGCTCCCAGCCAGGACGGCTCTGTCAGAACAAGACGGCTGCATGTAAGGCTGAAATTTGGGCTTCTGtccaaactgtattttttttccccacagactggaaaccagtttaaaaataaaggctttaactcttctttttattcttgtCTTGTAAATTGTTACAAGTGACATTTAAACTCAAAGTAGCTACACTTGGAGATCTTTTGAGCTGAAGATCTGTGCACAGGAGTTACATGGGGCCTCCTGCTAATAATCATCATTGCAGAGCTTTGGGTGAATAAATAATTTGACACTTCTTATGTGTTcgtacaggaaaaaataaattagaactGCTTTGagggggagagaaaacaaaattgttgGTTAAGTAAGTGCTGTGTTTGAATTTTGGGAGAGTAAAATTTGACATTCAGTCAGGCCTATGTTTGCCTCACTGAGGATGTAACTTCTCAGTCATCTGTCTCCTTAATAACTAATTAGCCGAGACCTTTAACTGTAGACAGCACTAATTAAAGCtttatttattcactgaaaGTAATTAGGGAGGGTGGGGTTGGCTGACTGGGCCAGCATGTGCTCAGTTAAGCAACTGCAGGAATTAAATTTTTGTTCCTGCACTTACACAATGAGCTTCAACAAATAAACCTTTATATTTATTGATTGTAACTATGTATTAATTAGTGGAGTCTGCTATTAAAGGCCTTGGCTAATTGAAGCGAAAAGATTCCCTACTTTGCCCCTGAACAAAGCCCTGCACTGGGTGGTCAGCAGGTCGTGGTCAGCAGGTCACAGGCACTGGCCGGGCCAGGCGCTGCCGGAGGTGTTTGGCGAAGTCCACCTGTGTCTGGGACAGGACCTGGTTGATGATGGTCTTGGGCAGCCACCCCTGGAGAGGAGCAGACAGGGCCTGTGAGCAGAATCTGcctcccccacagcccctggctccccccagagccctcccagccccgGGTACCTTGAGGTCGATGCTGAGCAGCCAGGTGAGCCGGGTCTGGGAGGGGCTGCCGGGCAGCGGGCGCAGGACCATGCAGGTGGGACCGTTCTCAGCCCTGGGATGGGAGAGAGGCCCAGGTCAGACCCAGCCTTGGACTTTCAGCCTCAAAAACAcactttgggatttggggttcccgcagcagctcctgctgcccacacaaACCCAGCGACTCTGAGCCCACAGTAaatccctcctgccctgtgggGATCTCCCTCCCTGCACGCCCGTGAACAGACTGAGCAGGAGTTACCTGATGAACCCCTCCTGCTCGGGCATCGGCCCGTAGGTCGTGGACATTCCGGCCAGGACACAGGTGGAGCCACGTCTCTTGGAGCACCGGACGCTCACGAAGTCCCGGGGCCCAACAATGTTCCCGGGGGTCGCGGCCGCCTTCTCATGGGTGATCACCGTGTCCTTCCCAATCTTCTCCAGAATCTGCAGTTTAGAATTAAAACTTCCATTTGAAGTGTTTACTGCaagcacagctgagagctgccTTTGGTTACCAGGTGTTCAGATACAGGGTCTGACAAAATCTTGGTATTTACAGTGACAATAATTCCAAATACTTGCCCGCCCCCAGGTGCAGAACTGTTTTCAGTTCCTGGGTGAAAATCTATTCCCTTActgcttctgtgcttccttgTACCTTGGGGCTATTTCTTCAGATCAGCCCCAATTTACAGCAGAACTGGCTGCTCCTTGCAGGAAAGCGCCTTTCCTGCAGAATTAGTCACACAGAAGCTGCTCCAGACTcgcctctgctgcagcagcaacacaGATACTGCAAAACCCCTCTACATCTTCAGCAGGAAAATGGACAAAACACAGGCTGTGACATGTCTGACACACATTTCCTACCCTGACTTCTTTGACGTTGGGGTTCCAGTCTCCCATCTGCTCCATGTTGTCCACCAGCTCTCTGTACACCGTGTCCAGAGGCTGGTCCACCACCACCTCCAGCCGGAACACCTTCCCCACGTCCGGCAGCACCTTGCTCAGCACTTTATCTCCATTACCCTGGAGAGGGGATGGCAGAATTACCACCAGAGCTGCTCACAggagggctgcagggcagcaccACAGGGCAGAGCACCCACCGCCACCGTCTCTGTCTTCCAGTCGTCCTGGTCCTCGAGGATTCTGAGGGATTTCTGCAGGGCTTCCTCTCCTTGCTTGATGTAAGACATTTCCATCTCGCTGAAGGGTTTCTCCTCCAGCCTTGAGCCTGCCAGCACCAGACAAAGGCAGGGTTGAGTGCAAGAACAGCGTTGTGCGAGATGAGCTTTATCTACACCAAATGCCCTTCTCTGTGCCCAGGGAATGGGGATTAAACCCAGTTCCCGCTCTGCCTTTGGTTCAGCAGAAGCACAGCCCACCCTCAAGCAGATCtttccccagctgctctctgGAGCCCCAGCCTGTGACGGTCTCCTCACAGCAGGAAGGAACAGCCCCCCTTAGGTGTCACTTACTGAGCAAGGAGCTTCTCCTGCGCACCTGATGGATCCAGGTGCTGGGTCCTGGGCTGCGGCAGGCGAGtctgctcagctcctggctgaTGGCCACGGCAGCTTGTCTCCTCAGAcctgagagagagaagagagcgTGTCACCCGCTGGCACCGCACTGCTGGGGCCTTGCCGTGGGCTTGTCCCCAGTTTAAACACACAACATGGAACAGTCCCTTCTTGTCACCATCTCGGAGCCCCTACAGGGACAAGGAGTAGCTGGTTGCTGTTGCATTGCCCTGGCAGAGATTGTCCTAAACAATCCTGAGCTTGGCTCCAGCTCCAAGCCACGCAGCAGTAAAAATACTGAGGAGCATCGTGCAGTTGCCCAGGAAAGAGCATGGAAATGGATCACAGAGGAACAAAACCCTCACAGCCAGAGGGAGCATCACCCAGAGCTGGTCACAGGGACATGAGCCAGCCCCTCAGGCCCCAGTGACAGGTCTGGTGGCAAAAAAGGGTTGCAGGGACAGTAAATCACAAACCCCAACATGGTACAGAGCGGGGAGAGAATCCCCGAGGCCCAgccgggcaggggctgccccggcCTGGAGCCGGACTCACCGGTCATGTTGCGCAGGTGGCGGTAGGAGATGGCGGCGCAGAGCTTGGACGTGGCTGGCAGCATCTCCACGCAGGGTCGGAGCCGTGGGCTGGGCGCTGGCTGCGGTGGTGGCCGCGGTGTGGCTGCGGTGGTGGCCGCGGTGTCTGTCCGTCTCTGCCGAGTGCTGCtctgcccggccccgccgtgCACGGCCTTAAGTACGTGGGGCTGAAGGATTCTGCCCCGTCAGCCGGGAGATAAGAGCCGTCACGCCAGGCTGGGCCCCGCGGGCCAAGGCCAGAGCCGGCTCCCCACGCATCTGCCGGGGCTGCGGGTCAGCGCCGTGCGCACGGGGCTGGGAGCGTGCTGGGACAGGGCAGCGGCGACAGCCCGGCCACGGTCCGGCCACCTGCAGCCCcgaggggcaggagggaggcagagctccCCTGACCAGTTCCTGCTGTGCCTTGCCATGGACAGGCCCCGCAGCACACGGACCTGGGGCCCATGGCATGGATCATCAGCTGTGACAGAAAACAGATAATCACAGATCACACAACCATTGaggatggaaaagacctccaaggtcatcgagTTCAACCTTTGATGGGTAAAAATGGATAATAATGGATAATAAGGGATAATGATGGATGAGACCATCTCACAGCACAACCATTGTGGAGTAACGAGTCAGGCTGAGCCTCTGCAAACACTGCACAAGAACCAGGACAGCCCATAGAATGCTGAATATTAAATACATTGAGCTGCTGAGCCTGGGACTGGAAGTgagggcagccccaggcagcccccCTATTCCCCAGGCCCTGTTatcctccccagggctgggagcagtgggacacGGCGGAGCAGCGATAACGCTCAAGGCTGAAATGACATTTCTGGGATGAATTACGGCCTGGagcccagcactcccaggaaCCCGTGAATTACAGCTGCTTCCTTTGACGTCAGCCCCTGCATCCTCCTGCAGGCAGCCTGACCTTCCTCCCCCCTATTTCAACAGCTTGGCCCAGGGGGAGGTCACCCCCTCACTGTGCCGGCAGCCGGCCCGGGGAGCCCTATGTcttcccctgcctgtccccagctTTCCCGAGATGATTTGGGTCCCACCTGTCATCCAgaatggtgctgctgctccccaggatgTTCTTCTCCATCGTCAGGGCTGCCATTCTCCATTGTGTGCCAGAAAACACCTCCTGCTCAGGTCAGCGATGTGGGATTAGTtggaggtgctgcagggacCGGGAggaagccaggagctgcactgtCCCTTTCCAAAACTGGGAAACTTTACTGGGAAATCCTTTTTGCAGCTGAGCTCCCTCAAGTGTGTTTCCCAGGTCATGCCACAGCTCTCCCCATCTCCAGGCTTCACCCACCTGCTTCCACCTCCTCTCAGGTGCGGAGGGAAACCCAGGAGGGTTTGAAATCCCCAAGTCACAGCCAGGAGcatccagcccagagctccagccaagcacacacagagcactgaCAGCTCTGGGTGCTCAGGGACACCAGAGACACCCCAATATTGTGcactgcccccagcccccacagcccccctgccctgccagcgagggggacacagctccagggaccGGAGAGCCCCGGCTGCGAGGCATCCAGGACTGCTATCCCAGACGGAGCAGCCGCTCCCAGCACAAGGCCTCAGCACAAGGACACACAGTTGTTTGTGAGAAGAACCAAAACACCCCACGCAGAGCTGCCCCtctggctccaggctgggggggctggaggggcacGACCCCCCCCATCAGTGCCCCTCAGGAGGGAGCACAGGCACAGTCACACTGTGTCACAGCACATGAGGAAATGTTCCAGGTGACCAGTCCCCAGAGCAGGACACAGACCCCAAAAAGGCACCCAGAACCCTCAGGGGGATCTGGTTAACTGGGACAccccagcccccacagccccctgaGACACCCCCCAGGCCCCTGCACAAAGTCACCACACAGCTCCATTTGCAGCTTTTCACCTAAAAAACAACAGGGCTTGAAGTACCAACATGCACAAATGCGCAAAatgcacaaaaccaaaatgatgcTAAGCAAAGGCACTGGAAATTCACCAGGACCTGAAGGCTGAGGGACCCAAGAATCCCGAGGCTGCC
This window contains:
- the ASH2L gene encoding set1/Ash2 histone methyltransferase complex subunit ASH2 isoform X1 → MVDVSAALETESANGKEPLDAAGDGAEAMDVQGGSGDEENVRQLGEIELQCGICTKWFTADTFGIDTTSCLPFMTNYSFHCNVCHHSGNTYFLRKQANLKEMCLSALANLTWQSRTQDEHPKTMFSKDKDIIPFIDKYWECMTTRQRPGKMTWPNNIVKTMCKERDVFLVKEHPDPGSKDPEEDYPKFGLLDQDLANIGPAYDNQKQNNAVSTSGSLNGGASLGGGMAAGGSGKGRGAKRKQQDGGTTGTAKKTRSDPLFSAQRLPPHGYPLEHPFNKDGYRYILAEPDPHAPDPEKLELDCWAGKPIPGDLYRACLYERVLLALHDRAPQLKISDDRLTVIGEKGYSMVRASHGVRKGAWYFEISMDEMPPDTAARLGWSQPLGNLQAPLGYDKFSYSWRSKKGTKFHQSIGKHYSSGYGQGDVLGFYISLPEDTETAKSLPDTYKDKALIKFKSYLYFEEKDFVDKAEKSLKQAPGSQIIFFKNGVSQGVAFKDIFEGVYFPAISLYKGCTVSINFGPYFKYPPRDITYHPMSDMGWGAVVEHTLADVLYHVETEVDGRRSPPWEP
- the ASH2L gene encoding set1/Ash2 histone methyltransferase complex subunit ASH2 isoform X2, which codes for MVDVSAALETESANGKEPLDAAGDGAEAMDVQGGSGDEENVRQLGEIELQCGICTKWFTADTFGIDTTSCLPFMTNYSFHCNVCHHSGNTYFLRKQANLKEMCLSALANLTWQSRTQDEHPKTMFSKDKDIIPFIDKYWECMTTRQRPGKMTWPNNIVKTMCKERDVFLVKEHPDPGSKDPEEDYPKFGLLDQDLANIGPAYDNQKQNNAVSTSGSLNGGMAAGGSGKGRGAKRKQQDGGTTGTAKKTRSDPLFSAQRLPPHGYPLEHPFNKDGYRYILAEPDPHAPDPEKLELDCWAGKPIPGDLYRACLYERVLLALHDRAPQLKISDDRLTVIGEKGYSMVRASHGVRKGAWYFEISMDEMPPDTAARLGWSQPLGNLQAPLGYDKFSYSWRSKKGTKFHQSIGKHYSSGYGQGDVLGFYISLPEDTETAKSLPDTYKDKALIKFKSYLYFEEKDFVDKAEKSLKQAPGSQIIFFKNGVSQGVAFKDIFEGVYFPAISLYKGCTVSINFGPYFKYPPRDITYHPMSDMGWGAVVEHTLADVLYHVETEVDGRRSPPWEP
- the STAR gene encoding steroidogenic acute regulatory protein, mitochondrial — its product is MLPATSKLCAAISYRHLRNMTGLRRQAAVAISQELSRLACRSPGPSTWIHQVRRRSSLLSSRLEEKPFSEMEMSYIKQGEEALQKSLRILEDQDDWKTETVAGNGDKVLSKVLPDVGKVFRLEVVVDQPLDTVYRELVDNMEQMGDWNPNVKEVRILEKIGKDTVITHEKAAATPGNIVGPRDFVSVRCSKRRGSTCVLAGMSTTYGPMPEQEGFIRAENGPTCMVLRPLPGSPSQTRLTWLLSIDLKGWLPKTIINQVLSQTQVDFAKHLRQRLARPVPVTC